The following coding sequences are from one uncultured Bacteroides sp. window:
- a CDS encoding family 43 glycosylhydrolase codes for MKKIQYISCILIYFFSNITSALSQQTAWDSPSNGNPIIPGYFADPTIKKFGDTYYIYATTDGNGGGLGPSVVWTSKDFENWTMVSMNWPQSYHIWAPDVMQGKDGKYYMYYCEPCKIYCGVSDYPTGPWHNLLGEDGTVLVPDRFVKNAITLDGQSFVDDDGSVYLYWGTWGIYKGFGCGAGKFSEDLKSFTQTHLIPNTEATDFFEAPFMIKRNGIYYFMYSSGSCHDHTYRVQYATSKEGPMGPFTFGKNNPILSTNADSTIHGPGHHSILKEGDDYYIVYHRHNIPQSTRGMHRQIAVDKLIFDEDGSIEKVAASHLGIGCLQPSTNPSKNLALGKPVKASSYYNKYFKPEYVVDDNNATLWRPRTCGTEWIEIDLKKVESIRRIWTQFEYPTSYYQYFIETSINGKTWRIFTDKRENRLSGSPMVDLGYIKARYVRLTVTGGQKGGQFGAIWNLKIFADNPTKTKSSTSSSNSETSLFIDINADDYEIGKFVKKINNRIGEGKFEAQTTPLTVVTKDHFKAFAFDSTQWFKSNFSLPETIRDSAPYTLEAWVQNPKAGLNECVADLVSSEGELEKIMLCNGTEPRCGVICHFGWFEDMGFPEIIEKGAWQHWVITYDGYIEKVFLNGKKIKEKDIVLLLPKDQYITLGKTAIGDWPFSGYLHSLKFYGRTLSEKEVLASFYQDHPFKK; via the coding sequence ATGAAAAAGATACAATACATTTCGTGCATACTCATTTACTTCTTTAGTAATATCACATCTGCTCTATCTCAACAAACGGCTTGGGATAGCCCAAGCAATGGAAATCCTATTATTCCAGGTTATTTTGCCGACCCTACAATAAAGAAATTTGGCGATACTTACTACATCTATGCAACAACCGATGGAAATGGTGGTGGATTAGGACCTTCGGTAGTGTGGACTTCCAAAGATTTCGAAAACTGGACGATGGTGTCTATGAACTGGCCCCAAAGTTATCATATCTGGGCACCGGACGTAATGCAAGGCAAAGATGGAAAATACTACATGTACTATTGTGAGCCTTGCAAAATTTATTGTGGTGTTTCAGATTATCCGACAGGGCCTTGGCACAATCTATTAGGAGAAGATGGTACAGTATTAGTTCCGGATCGATTTGTAAAAAATGCCATTACTCTTGACGGTCAGTCATTTGTTGACGATGATGGTTCTGTTTATCTTTACTGGGGAACTTGGGGAATTTACAAAGGTTTTGGATGTGGGGCAGGAAAGTTTTCAGAAGATTTGAAAAGCTTTACCCAAACGCATCTAATCCCAAACACCGAGGCTACGGATTTCTTTGAAGCACCCTTTATGATCAAGAGAAACGGTATATACTATTTTATGTATTCATCGGGCTCTTGCCATGACCACACATACCGAGTGCAATATGCAACCAGTAAGGAGGGACCAATGGGCCCGTTCACTTTCGGAAAAAACAACCCAATCTTATCTACTAATGCAGATAGTACTATTCATGGACCGGGGCACCATAGTATCTTAAAAGAAGGTGATGATTATTATATCGTTTATCATAGGCACAACATTCCTCAATCGACCCGAGGTATGCATCGACAAATTGCAGTCGACAAGCTTATCTTCGATGAAGACGGAAGCATAGAAAAAGTTGCTGCCAGCCATCTGGGAATAGGTTGCTTACAGCCGTCAACAAATCCTTCTAAGAACCTTGCACTTGGCAAACCGGTAAAAGCTTCTTCATATTACAATAAATACTTCAAGCCTGAATACGTTGTAGATGATAACAATGCAACATTATGGCGACCTCGTACTTGTGGCACAGAATGGATTGAAATTGACTTAAAGAAAGTGGAGTCCATCCGACGCATCTGGACCCAATTCGAATATCCTACTTCTTATTACCAATACTTCATAGAAACTTCTATTAACGGTAAGACTTGGAGAATCTTCACGGACAAACGAGAAAATCGTTTGTCCGGTAGCCCGATGGTTGATCTCGGTTATATAAAAGCCCGTTACGTTCGCTTAACGGTAACAGGGGGACAAAAGGGCGGACAGTTTGGTGCAATTTGGAATCTTAAGATATTTGCCGATAATCCTACAAAGACAAAAAGTTCTACTTCTTCATCAAATAGCGAAACATCCCTATTCATCGACATCAATGCAGATGATTATGAAATTGGTAAGTTTGTAAAAAAGATAAATAATCGTATTGGAGAAGGAAAGTTCGAAGCACAGACAACACCTTTAACTGTCGTAACAAAAGATCATTTTAAAGCCTTTGCTTTCGACAGCACACAATGGTTTAAATCAAACTTCAGCTTACCTGAAACAATAAGAGATAGTGCACCTTATACACTTGAAGCGTGGGTGCAGAACCCGAAAGCTGGACTAAATGAATGTGTAGCCGATCTCGTATCATCAGAAGGTGAACTGGAAAAGATCATGCTTTGCAACGGTACGGAACCACGTTGTGGGGTAATATGCCATTTCGGATGGTTTGAAGATATGGGATTTCCTGAAATAATAGAAAAGGGAGCATGGCAACATTGGGTTATCACTTACGATGGGTATATAGAGAAGGTATTTCTTAACGGAAAAAAGATTAAAGAAAAAGATATTGTATTACTTTTGCCTAAAGACCAATATATTACACTTGGCAAAACAGCAATTGGCGATTGGCCTTTTAGCGGTTATTTACATTCACTAAAATTCTATGGTAGAACTTTGAGTGAAAAAGAAGTTCTGGCTTCTTTTTATCAGGATCACCCTTTCAAGAAATAA